One region of Salvelinus sp. IW2-2015 linkage group LG1, ASM291031v2, whole genome shotgun sequence genomic DNA includes:
- the LOC111962477 gene encoding neuronal vesicle trafficking-associated protein 1-like — protein MVKLGNNLSDKNNAKTNAKTVSEDGFDTIPLITPLDASQLQFPVLDKVVVKTKTDYDGEHKKSKLHSPKIAAFSISVIEGVSERLKVTLLVTCALAFLVCVMFLVVYKVYQYEQPCPDGFMYTQGRCMPTGIYGYYPPGGRGRLFTIINHYNMAKQTITRSVSPWMTVMSEEKVTQQETETHQKLA, from the exons ATGGTTAAATTGGGGAATAATTTAAGTGACAAAAACAACGCCAAAACCAACGCCAAAACAGTCTCAGAAGATGGATTCGACACCATTCCCCTCATAACACCCTTAGATGCCAGTCAACTGCAGTTTCCTGTACTCGACAAG GTGGTGGTAAAGACCAAAACAGACTATGATGGGGAGCACAAGAAGAGCAAGCTGCACTCCCCCAAGATAGCAGCATTCTCAATAAGCGTCATCGAAGGGGTATCTGAGCGACTTAAA GTCACTCTGCTGGTGACTTGTGCTTTGGCATTTCTGGTCTGCGTGATGTTTCTGGTGGTCTATAAAGTCTACCAGTATGAGCAGCCCTGTCCAGATGGCTTCATGTACACG CAAGGTCGGTGCATGCCGACGGGGATATACGGCTACTACCCCCCTGGTGGGCGCGGGCGTCTCTTCACCATCATCAACCACTACAACATGGCCAAGCAGACCATCACCCGGTCCGTGTCCCCGTGGATGACCGTCATGTCAGAGGAGAAGGTCACCCAGCAGGAGACCGAGACCCACCAGAAGCTGGCCTAA